The following nucleotide sequence is from Lacinutrix sp. Hel_I_90.
GCGTTTATAAGCCACTAAAATAGTAAATATTAACGAACCAGAGGAAAATCCGCAGGATTTTCCGAGTAAGAGAGGACCAAGCAATTATATTTACACATTGTTGTGTACAGTGTTTTATATTTTTTTATTCCATTTACCGCACTGAAAGTCAGCTTTTGGCAACATTGCAATTTGCTTTAAGCAGCAGTTTTAGAGTCCTGTTTTTTAGCCGTAATTGGAGTAGAGCAGTAGTCGGCAACAGTTGCGCATTTAACTTGTCAGAAAAGGATTGAGTGGTAAATCCGTTGTATTGCTCCGTTTTGCTTTTTAATCCGTTTACAAGCCCTTATTTTGCGCAATAATTGCGCGTTAATTTTTTTTGATAAAAATTAATGCCGTTTTGATTTGGGTTTAAGAGAATTTGCTTTTTTGTGAGCCGAGTGAGGCATTGTACACAACAAAGATATATGATTACTATTAACTATATATCTCTTATATGCGCACTAAGATAATAAATTATTATTGCTCTATTTTGTTACTCCTGTATTGTCCATATTTTAATATCATTCTTATACTAGCAATGTATATTTATGTCTTTTATTAGGAGAAAACGATGGTAGCTAAAGCTTTTTAAGTATTAGCAGGTAGTATTTAATTTTGGTATTATATGGGATTTTAATACGCTTAACCGCGAGATGATTATCGTTTTCAATTAACCCAAAAAAGATAATGTCAAAAAATAAATAGATAACACTCCACGCTTTTTAGTACTTTCGCGCTTTCAAAAAACAGATCATGATTACAGTAGATAATATTGCAGTAGAATTTAGTGGCACCACCTTATTTAAAGACGTTAATTTCGTGATTAATGAGAATGACAAGATTGCTTTAATGGGTAAGAATGGGGCAGGGAAATCCACAATGATGAAGATTGTTGCAGGAGAACAAAAAGCCACCCGCGGGAAAGTGAGTTGCCCAAAAGATACGGTTATCGCTTATTTACCACAGCATTTGTTAACCCAAGATAATTGCACTGTTGTTCAAGAAGCGTCTAAAGCTTTTGCTTCTGTTTTTAAAATGCGCGATGAGATGGACCACCTCAATAAGCAATTGGAAACGCGAACAGATTATGAGAGCGATGAATACATGGCAATCATCGAAAAAGTTTCTGAACTAGGGGAGCGCTATTATGCTTTAGAAGACGTAAACTATGAGGCAGAAGTAGAGAAGGCACTTAAAGGCTTAGGCTTTAAACAAGAAGATTTTACACGATTAACAAACGAATTTAGCGGCGGTTGGCGTATGCGAATAGAATTAGCAAAAATTCTATTACAAAAACCCGATTTAATTTTACTCGATGAGCCTACAAACCATATTGATATCGAATCTGTTATTTGGTTGGAAGACTTCTTAGTGAATAAAGCCAATGCCGTTATGGTAATTTCACACGATCGTGCCTTTATCGATAATATTACGAATCGTACCGTTGAGGTCACTATGGGACGTATTTACGACTATAAAGCCAATTACTCTCACTATTTACAATTACGCGAAGACCGCAGACTACACCAAATAAAAGCCTACCAAGAACAGCAAAAATTTATTGCCGATAATATGACGTTTATTGAGCGTTTTAAAGGCACTTATTCTAAAACCAATCAAGTGACCTCTAGAGAGCGTATGCTTGAAAAGTTGGAGATTATTGAAGTTGATGAAGTGGATACTTCTGCTTTAAAATTGCGTTTCCCACCCGCGCAACGTTCAGGGGATTACCCAGTAACCGTTGAGAACTTAACTAAAAAATATGATGACCATGTGGTGTTTAAAGATGCCAATATGTCTATTAAAAGAGGCGAGAAGGTCAGTTTTGTTGGTAGAAACGGGGAAGGGAAATCTACGATGATTAAATCTATTTTAGGTGAAATTAATTTTGAAGGTAAGTGTAGTCTAGGCCATAATGTGCATGTTGGGTATTTTGCACAAAACCAAGCGGCTTTGTTAGATAATGAGTTAACCGTATTTCAAACGGTTGATGAGGTTGCCAAAGGCGATATTAGAACAGGTATTAAAAATGTTTTAGGTCGCTTTATGTTTAAAGGGGATGATATTGATAAAAAAGTAGGGGTGTTGTCTGGTGGAGAAAAAACCAGATTAGCCATGGTAAAACTCTTGTTAGAACCGGTAAACTTGTTAATTCTGGATGAACCTACAAATCACCTGGATCTAAAATCTAAAGATGTACTTAAAGAAGCCTTATTAGATTTTGATGGGACCCTTATTCTGGTTTCGCATGATCGTGATTTCTTGCAAGGCTTGTCTGAAAAAGTATTCGAATTTAAAGACCAACGTGTGATTGAGCATTTTGAATCTATTGATGCCTTTTTAGAGCGTAATCGTATTGATAGTTTAAAAGCTATAGATTTAATGAAGTAATCTGGTATATATTTCAATAAAACGGCTTCATTTTTAGTGAATTTAGCTGCTTTTTTTATCCAATAAATACGTGTCGAGAAGTCGTTTTAAAGGTGGTCGCACTACTTTTTTTGTTAAAAACACTCCTGTTTACTTAAACTTAGTACGATTGTTTGACAGAGACGTTGAGTTGAAAGCATTTATAAATCTATTTGCTCTTTTACCCATTTTGAACTTCGTTTTAAAAATGCAGGCGGATCAAACCGATAGCCAAAATACAAGCTGGCGTAACTTTTATCATTTACAAAATTGCGCGCAGTGGCCCTATTAGCTTCTGTAGAATCAAAATTAAAAACGGCCCCTGTACTTATGTGTTCACTGGTATAGCCAAATTGTAATTTAAAGTTTAAAGCCTTGGTTAAAAATGCAAATGATTCTGTGCTGTTGGCTATTTTTTCTTCAGAAAACCGAACACCTAAGGCCGGAGCAATGCCTCCAGTAACAAAATAATTGGTGTTTATCGTTCTTGTATAATAGTAGCTTGGTGAAATAGAGAGGTCATAATTATTCTGAATGTACTTGCCGGCTTCATTGTAATCAGATAAACGATTAAAACCATAATTAAGCGTAGGCACTAAGCTACCAGCGCTGGTTCTTTGCCACTCGTTTAACGCCACTAAATGCCGCAATGAAAACGCATCATTTAATGTGTAAGACGTACTTCCGGTCCAGCTTGTGGTTTTTAAATGAGGAAGGGCTGCCAAGGTCATATTTATATTTGTACTCTCTTGATAAAACCCTTGTACCTTTCGGTATTCTAAAGTCTGTAACCATTGCTTTAAAAACAATCGCAATTGAATATTTCTAAACTTAGACTGGTTGCTTCCACGAGCACTGCTTGGTGAGAAATTAACACTCAAACCAAAAAACGAGTAATTTGCAGAAAATTTCAGTTTGTATACGTTATTCGCTTCGGCGATAAACGAACGTTCCGCTGCGTTAGTAATTAAGAAAGATTCACTCTGTTTGTTAAAGTCAACCTTAACTAACATCTTGTTGGAGAAACTTATAATATCTTGTCCATGTGTGGTGGTAACAAGTAATAAAATAACGATTAGAAAAGTGTACTTCATTAAAAAGGGCTTAGATTATTTTAGTTATATCATTAGTTTTTTCTCATTTCAGCCTGCCGCATGGGCATAGAATCAATAAGATCAAATAATGTTTTAGTGGTTAGCAGACCTTCTTTTTTTAGTTTAACAGTGCCATCTAAACCAATTAAAATGACTGCAAAGGCGTCATTAGTATCCATGAAGCTGTTAAATAGAAACGAAGCGGCTATCCAGTTGCTAGCATTGGTACTCACTTTGTACTTCTTTGGTAAAACATTGTAAACTAATACTTTTCTTTCGATAAGTTCATCTTGAGCAGCTGCTAATTTTAAAATTTGATTTTTATAGTTATCAGAAGCTTCATTATCAGAAATAATAAGCAGTACTCTATTTTTCCATTGGTGTTTTTCTAAGTGTTGTGATTGCATCGTGTTTAAACTTAAAATGGTAATTAAAATAATGATAATACGCATTGGAGATTCTGTTTACTGTTTTAAAAAATTGAGATAAACTCATGGATGCCTTCGGTTGCCGGTTTAGCAATCACGGTCAGGTTTTTTGTGCTTGAAATAGACGGGTTAGGGTCTATAAAATAAGTGGGTGTATTTTCTGGAACACAATGCATTAAACTGGCAGCAGGATACACTTGCAGTGATGTGCCTATAATAAGTAGCTTATCTGCCGTTTGGCAAATGGCAGCGGCTTCGTCTATTAAAGGCACGGCTTCGCCAAACCAAACGATGTGCGGTCGTAATTGATCGCCATGGCTATCTAAATCCCCTAATATAAGGTCTTTTTTCCAATCCAGAATTAAGTTTTCATTGCGAACGCTCCGTGCTTTTAAGAGTTCGCCATGCAAGTGAATCACATGACTACTGCCAGCGCGCTCATGTAAATCATCGACATTTTGAGTAATAATGATGACTTTAAAATGCTTTTCAAGATTGGCCAATTCAAGATGCGCCTTGTTGGGTTTTACTTCTAATAACTGTTTACGTCTTTGGTTATAGAAATCCAAAACCAATTCAGGATTTGCCGCAAAGCCTTCTGGTGAGGCTACAGACATAACATCATGCCCTTCCCATAAGCCATTGGCGTCTCTAAATGTTTTTAATCCGCTTTCGGCACTCATTCCAGCGCCAGTTAATACAACTAGATGTTTCATGCTTTAAAAATAATCTTTAATTTTGAATTCTATGATAGATATAAAACTCTTAGAACATTTAGAAACGTATTTAACGCCAAAACGCTTAGCACGTTTTCATAAAGTATTAGCACAGCGTACAAAATTTTTTACTGTGGCGACCGAAGATGTGTATCAACTTCATAATACAAGTGCCGTTATTCGTAGTTGTGATGTCTTTGGCATTCAGGAAGTTAACATTGTTGAAGAGCGCAATAGTAAACGAATTGATCGGGAAATTGCCATGGGCGCCCAAAAATGGGTGGATTTAAAGCGCTACCAGTCGGTTAAAGACTGCCTGAAAAGTTTAAAAGCACAAGGCTATCAGATTGTGGCAACCACACCACACACCAATGATTGTGAATTGTATGATTTTGATGTGACTAAGAAATCTTGTTTTTTCTTTGGAAGAGAAACCGAAGGGCTCTCTGATGAGGTACTGAAGGAAGCAGATGTGTTTTTAAAAATTCCGATGGCTGGTTTTACAGAAAGTTTGAACATATCGGTCTCTGCTGCCATTATTTTGCAGCATGTAACGACTAAGTTGAAGAAAACTGATAGCGATTGGCAGTTAACAGCTCCTGAAAAACTCGAAAAGCGTTTAGACTGGTGTAAGAAAACCATTAAAAGTTATGATGACATTATAGAACGTTATTATGAAACAAAAAAATAACTAGCTAGAATAAGCTGTTGGTATTTTAGGTAGTAGTGCACTTCTTTTTTGCTGTCTTTAGCATTTTTAATCGACCACTGTTGTAATCCAGAAGATTTTTGATAAAAGAAGAAAAGCACTGAAGTAAACTACTTAATAAAATGCTAGGCATTGCAAACGGAGACTGAGATATTATCTATCGCGACTTAACACTTTATACTCTTCATAACACTCACTAATAGCATCAAGCATTTGAAGATCGTTTGCCTTTTCAATAAATTCTTTAGAGTAGTTACATTGTGAAACAATTTCATCTAAATCCACTTTATTAACCTGTAATAAAACCATTAGGGTTTCACGATCAAAACGAGACGCAAGGAGGTTTCTAATCTGGTCGTCTTGTTTCATTTTTTTAAGCTTTTTGAGCTCATTGCCTTTTCGGCTAAAGGTGTTGTATAAAAAGTCTAAAGGATTAAATATAGAGCCTAAAACTTTACTAATACTGCTTGGCGATTTATTGTTTCCGGCTTCGTAGCCTGTGGTTAACCCAGAAATGCTGTAACGATAATTAGTATTTACCTGTACTTGTTTGATGTCTATTTCAAGATAGCCTGTAAGTTTTAAATCGTTTACCACAACTTCTTCTAAGGCTAAAGCCAGTTCGGTTAAAGTAATTTTTGAGCTCCCAAATTTTAACCAGTCATTCGTCACACGTACTTTAATAGACTTGTATCCAATATAAGTTAAATGCAGTGTGTCATTAACCTTAGCTTTAATATTAAATTCACCACTACTATTGGTAGAAGTACCAATAACTTGGTTAAGGTTTACAATATTCACACTTTCAATAGGCGCCGCTGTCTGAGAGTCTATGATAATACCTTCAACATAATCGCTTTGTTCCGTATTATCTTCCTGCGTAAAGCCAAAAGTAACATAGCATAATAAAAGGAAAGTAAGTAGGTATCTCATTATTAAATTTTGAACTATAAAAATACTAAACAAATTGTATTTAGCACTTTTATAGTTCTCATTTTGACTTAATATTAACAAAAAGGTTTAAAATTCAAGTTGAATTACCTTCTAGAACGTCTAGGAGTTGCGTGTGTAGTTTTAAACTCAGATTTATCTCTGTCACCACCATCACTTCTTCTTGATCTTGGTTTAGGACTGTCATCACTACTACGACGTCTGTCGCTAGAACCTTCACTGCGTCTTCCGCTTGAACGTCTATCTCCGCCACCGCCAGAACTTCTATCGTTACGTTTTCTGTCTCCACCGCCATCTCTGCGTCTTCCGCCACCGCTTGCACCACGACCACGACCGCCACGACTTGGTTTGTCTTCTGTAATTTCTACGTTAACAAAGCGTCCGTTGTGTTTATAGTCTGTAAAGAAAGCCAATATTTTTTCTTGGTGTTCTTTTTCAGTATTAAAGAAAGAGAAGGTGTCTTTACAGTCTACTTTAAAAACATCATCACGACCTAATTGTAATTCTTCTTTTAAGAAATCTTTTAACTTCATCCAATCAAAACCGTCTTTCTCACCAACGTTGATAAAGTAACGTGCAGCGCTTCCACTTGATTCTCTACCAGAATCTCTTCCGCTATCTCTACCAGAATCGCCAGCAGCAACGTTTAAGTTTTTAGATTTTTGATAATAATTAAAGAAACGTGTAAACTCTACCGAGAAGAATTTCTTGATCAATTCGTCTTTAGAAGTGTCTTCAAATAAACTATTAATATCTTCAAGATACTTATCAATCTCGTGGTTGATTTCTGTGTTATGAATTTTATTAGCTAAAGAGAGTAATTGCACTTCGCAAATTTCCATACCGTTAGGTATTTCCTTTAGTTCAAATTTCTTATTGATAATGCGTTCGATGCTTTTTAATCTGCGCACTTCACTTTTAGAAACAATTACCATAGAAACTCCTGTTTTACCAGCACGACCTGTTCTACCAGAACGGTGTGTATAGGTTTCTATTTCATCACTCAATTGGTAGTTAATAACGTGAGTAATATCGTCTACATCAATACCACGAGCAGCTACATCTGTAGCAACCAACATTTGTATTTGGCGGCTTCTAAACTGCTTCATCACAATATCACGTTGATTCTGTGATAAATCACCATGTAATGCACCAGCACTGTAACCATCTTCAATTAAGTTTTCTGCAACCTTTTGTGTATCGCGTTTGGTACGACAAAAAATTACCGAAAATATTTCAGGATTCGCATCTGCCAAACGCTTTAACGCTTGGTAACGATCACGGGCATTTACTAAATAGTATTCGTGAGAGACATTATCTGTACTCTCGTTTTTATGACCAACCGTAATTTCTTGCGGACTTTTCATAAATTTTCTTGCAATCGTAGCCACTTCTTTCGGCATGGTTGCAGAAAATAACCAGGTATTTTTATCTTCAGGAGTTCCAGAAAGAATTTCTGTAATATCTTCCTTAAAACCCATGTTTAACATCTCATCGGCTTCATCTAAAACCGAATATTGAATTTTTGTAATATCGACTAAGCGACGGCTAATCATATCTTTCATACGACCAGGCGTTGCTACAATAATTTGTGCACCACGTTTTACTTCACGGGCTTGATCTGTAATGCTAGAGCCACCATAAATAGCAACGACGTTTAAGCCTTTACAGTATTTACCGTAGGCTTTCATTTCGTTCGCAATTTGTAAACAAAGTTCACGAGTAGGCGATAAAATAAGACCTTGTGTTGTGCGGCTGTCAATGTCAATTTTTTGTAACATTGGAAAACCAAAAGCAGCTGTTTTACCAGTTCCGGTTTGTGCTAAAGCCACTAAATCTGTGTCTTCGTTTAATAAAATTGGGATTGCTTTTTCTTGTACTTCAGAAGGGGTTTCGAAACCTAAATCTGTAATACCTTTTAATAGATCTTCGTTAAGACCTAAATCTTGGAATGTGCTCATTCTTTCTTATGTATTTCAATGTCAATCTGTTTGGTGTTACAAATAGAAGCGCATTGAACATACTTAACCTAAAACTTCTAATAACACATCCTCTCTCTGAGGAGTAAAATAACGCTATTGCGTTTTTCAAGGTGCAAAGGTACAACTAAATTTGAGATAAACTATTTTTGATTAAAGAATTATTTAATAGGTATGTGGTAATAAGTTGAATGATAGCGGTTTGAGTGCTTTAATACGCTATCTTCTATGGCTTTTTAAAGTTTTTAGGGTAGAAAAAAGGATGCCTCTGCAATTGTGAAACACTCATGAGTACTTTAATTTAAAATAAAAATGAACGAATAAGCGTTAGCGCGAACTTTGGACTGTGCATCTTTAATCATCCAGAAAAGGGGTGCATAAATTTAGATAGCTCTGTAAAATATAATTTAATTATTTTGTGCAGCCAACTAGGTCGCATTTAAGGTTCTACTACAGCTTATTCAAAAAACCAATTAATAATTGTACTGCTTTCCCACGATGACCAATCTCATTTTTTAACTTCAAATCCATTTGAGCAAAGGTTTCGGAGTAGCCATTAGGTTTAAAAATGGGGTCGTAACCAAAGCCGTGGTCTCCAATTTTTTCTTTTGTAATTTCCCCTTTACAAAGGCCTGTAAAGGTTTCTAGTTTGCCGTTAAGGTGTAAAGCAATGACTGTTTTAAATTGAGCGCTTCGGTTGGTTTTGTCTTTTAAATTTAAAAGTAACTTATCCATGTTGTCATTAGCATCACGTTGTTCTCCAGCATAACGCGCACTATACACCCCAGGATCATTATTTAGGGCCTCAACTTCTAAGCCGGTATCGTCTGCAAAACAATCATAGCCATAACGCACTTTTATATAGTCTGCTTTTTGTATCGCATTGCCTTCAATGGTGGTTTGTGTCTCTGGGACGTCTTCAAAACAGCCAATGTCTTTTAAGCTTACAAGCTTAATATGCTCCGGAATTAAGGATTGTACTTCTTTTAATTTGTTAAGATTATTTGTAGCGAAAACGAGTTGCATGTTTTTAATTAAGTTTAAATTCAAAAGTAAAGTTTACTACTGTTTTTTATCCCTTATTTGTGATAAAAAGTTAAAAGGGAAAAACAGCCTATTTAATATCGAGTGAAGTCCTTACTCATCTTCGTATAATAAGGTTAGTTTTGCAGTCAGAAAAACACCAAATCGTTTAAATTATGAAAATGCTTCCAAGTCTAAAAACACAAAGAAGCGTCCGCGCCTCAAAATTAAAAAATCAGGCTTTATGTTTAGTTATTTTTGTCTTTTTTTCTTGTGATAGTTTAAAAGGTGTCATGAAAACGAGTCCTGAAACGACCTTGCCACCAGGACTTCAATGGGCCTCAAGAACAGATTTATCGGGCGAGCAGTTTTCAACATACTTTCAAGAATATAAAAACAAAGGCTGGATTATAAAAGCTATTGATGCCTATAAAAGCGGTTTAGAAACAAAGTATGCTATGATCTGGGAAGAAAATACAGATTTGCGTGCTTGGGCAGAATGGCGTGATTTATCGTCAGAAGAGTATCATAAAAAATGGGAAGAATATAAAGCGTTGGGCTGGAAGCCTACAGCTATAGAATGTTACCAAATAGGTTCTAATAACAGATATGCGGGTATTTGGGAGGAAAATAAAGAAGGTATCGCTTGGTCATCTCATCGTAATTTAACAGCAACAGCATTTGATAATTTGTTGGAAGAAAAATTAGCCGCTGGATTTCGTTTGGTAGATATTGAAGCCTATTATATTTCGGAAGACCTGAAATTTTCAGCCCTATGGTATGAGAACCCTACAAATTTAGAATGGGCAGAATCTAAAGGCATGACGCGAACAGAATACCGAGAAAAAATAGATGATTTTGGTAATCGGGGCTTTAAGGTCATAGATTTTGAGTCGTATACCGTTGGTAATGAACAAAAATATGCAGCTATCTGGGAAAAAAATCTTTACAATCATAAAACAGCCGTTCGAACAGACAAAACAGAAATAGAATATGCCAATTATTGGCGGTTATATAATGATATGGGTTATCGTTTAATTGACTTTGAGAGTTATAGTACGCCAAGTGGCAGGCGCTATGCTGGTGTATGGACAGAGAATAATACCATTAGGTCACGTTATAGCAAGCAAGAGGCTATTACGGCTTTAGTTAGCCAATATCAAATAGATAATAATATAGCAGCTGTTTCAGTGGCGGTAGCTCAAGGCGGACAGGTAGTCTATCAAAGAGGTTTTGGAGAAGCAGACAAGCTAGCGAATAAAAAGGCACACGGTAAATCTGTTTATCTTATTGGTTCGATTTCAAAAGTTATTGGCGGGACTTTAGCAGCAAAATTAGAAGCCGAAGGACAATTGAGAGATGGGACGGGGGTGTCCTTAGACTTAACACAACCCACTACTAATTTTTTGGCGATTCCAAATAATAGCCACAGCCATACCGTTGAACAATTATTTTCACATACGGGGTGTATGTGGCATTACTCTGCAGGTCCAGAGCCTATAGGTATTCATTTTAACAACGCTTTAGCAGCAACACAGCAACTCTGGAATACGCCTACGCTGGCTAATTGTACCATTGGGAGTTCAAGAAATTATTCTACACATGCGTTTACATTTATTGGAGCAGTCTTAGAATCGGTTACCAATCGCCCAATCTCACAATTGGTGGAAGAAGAAATTGCAGATCAGTATGGATTGAGTAGTATGAAGGTTATGTTTAAGGATGCAATTTTAGAGGCTGATTATGAGCGGGTAGCACCTTATTTAGACACAGGGCTTTTAGCGGTGCACAACAATAATAGTTGGAAGGTTTTAGGCGGCGGTATAGAGTGTAATGCCGTTGATCTGGTACGTTTTGGATATAAGCATTTAACAGGAGAGATTATTGATGCAAGCACACGTGATAATCGTTTATGGAAGCCTGTCAATTCCTATACCCCCAATGGCATCGCCTGGGATGTTAGAACCCGAAATGGGCGGCGGGTAGCAGAACATGGGGGCAGTTTTGTTGGCGCGCTATCTCATTTACGGGTGTATAGAGATGATGATTTAGTTATTGTTGTGTTATCCAATCAGCGTGGTCATGCACCAAGAGATTTGATTGATGCGATTGAGAAGGAAATTTTAAATCCATAGTGCTATACTATGTTTTGCTTAAATCCATCAAGGATTACGCGTTTCTATAGCTGTGATGACGGAGAAATTCTATCTGTGGTGATAAGGCTCATTTCTTAAAATCGTAAAGCCACGATACAATTGCTCAACCACAAATAAACGTACCATTTGATGTGAAAAGGTCATTTTTGAGAGTGACACTTTGCCTCTGGATGCGTTGTAAATGGCATCACTAAACCCATAAGGACCACCAATAACAAAAACCAATTGCTTAATGCCAGAATTCATGTGCTTTTGTAAGTAATTTGAAAAGCCAACAGAATCATATTGCTTCCCATTTTCATCTAATAGAATTAAAACATCGGTATTGGCTAGTTTAGCTAAAATAAGCTCACCTTCCTTTTGCTTTTGTTCCGCTTCGCTTAAGTTTTTAACATTCTTGAGGTCAGGAATAATTTCCAATTGAAACTTAATATAGAAACCCAAACGTTTGGTATACTCGTCTATTAGCGCTTGAAGCTGCTTATTATCGGTTTTGCCAATGGCAATAAGTTTGATAGTCATGGCACCAAAGGTAAAACTTTTTGGAATTTGGAATTTGAAAATTCGAATATTTTGATTTTCAATCATTATTTTAGCAGTAAAGTAATTTAGGAATGATAAGTAAAGCCCAATTCGATAAAGAAATAGAATTAATAATTGCCAACGCCATTAGAGAAGATGTTGGTGATGGCGATCACAGCTCACTATCTTGTATCCCTGCTTCCGCCAAAGGTAAAGCCAAACTCTTAGTAAAAGACGAGGGTATTATTGCTGGGGTTTCTTTTGCAAAACAAGTGTTTGCTTATGTCGATCCAGAACTAAAAATAGAGGTGTTAATTGAAGATGGGAGCAAAGTCAATTATGGAGACATTGTTTTTTATGTTACTGGTGCTTCACAATCCATTTTGAAAGCAGAACGGTTAGTCTTAAATGCCATGCAACGTATGAGTGCTATTGCAACAAAAACAAAACAATTTGTCGATTTAGTGGAAGGCACAGGGACAAAAATTTTAGACACCCGTAAAACAACACCTGGTATTCGTGCGATAGAAAAGTGGGCCGTTAAAATTGGAGGCGGTGAGAACCATCGTTTTGCCTTGTATGACATGATTATGCTTAAAGATAATCATATTGATTTTGCTGGTGGTATTACCAAAGCCATTGCAAAAACCAAACAGTATTTAAAAGACACAAATCGTGATTTAAAAATAATCGTAGAGGCCCGTGATTTAAGCGAAATAAAGGAAATACTTAAAAGCGAGGGCGTGTACCGTATTCTTATAGACAACTTTAATTACGAAGATACCCGAAAGGCAGTAGCACTTATTGGGAATCAATGCTTAACCGAAAGCTCTGGCGGTATTAACGAAAAAACAATTAGAGACTATGCACTATGTGGTGTTGACTATATTTCCTCTGGCGCTTTAACGCATTCGGTATATAATTTAGATTTAAGCTTAAAAGCTGTAGATTAGTCACCGGTATGCCAGAAATTTTAGAAGAAAATATTGAATTAGAAGAAAAATTGGTTGAAGTACAGCTTAGAGATAAGCTGCTTAAAATTCCTGTGCTTAATATTTTTGTTAAAGGCTTTAGTAAGATAAAATTACCAGGTTTAAAAGGACTATCTCTTTACGACTTGTTAGAGCTCTATATTATTGGAATAGCTAAAGGGGCATTAACAACCAGAGGTAGTGCGATTGCTTATAGTTTTTTTACCGCTTTGTTCCCGTTTTTATTGTTTATAATTATTGTAATACCGAACATTCCAATCGATGGCTTTGAACAGGATTTTTTGGCATTTTTAAAATCCGTGTTACCCCCAACCACTTCTGATTTCTTTTCAGACAATATCTTCAAAGCTTTACAAGGTAAAAACACCAATAGCGGACTTTTATCTACCGTATTATTTTTGGCTGTTTTTTTAATGACTAATGGCGTGTACGCATTATTTTTAGGTTTCGAAAGTT
It contains:
- a CDS encoding DEAD/DEAH box helicase codes for the protein MSTFQDLGLNEDLLKGITDLGFETPSEVQEKAIPILLNEDTDLVALAQTGTGKTAAFGFPMLQKIDIDSRTTQGLILSPTRELCLQIANEMKAYGKYCKGLNVVAIYGGSSITDQAREVKRGAQIIVATPGRMKDMISRRLVDITKIQYSVLDEADEMLNMGFKEDITEILSGTPEDKNTWLFSATMPKEVATIARKFMKSPQEITVGHKNESTDNVSHEYYLVNARDRYQALKRLADANPEIFSVIFCRTKRDTQKVAENLIEDGYSAGALHGDLSQNQRDIVMKQFRSRQIQMLVATDVAARGIDVDDITHVINYQLSDEIETYTHRSGRTGRAGKTGVSMVIVSKSEVRRLKSIERIINKKFELKEIPNGMEICEVQLLSLANKIHNTEINHEIDKYLEDINSLFEDTSKDELIKKFFSVEFTRFFNYYQKSKNLNVAAGDSGRDSGRDSGRESSGSAARYFINVGEKDGFDWMKLKDFLKEELQLGRDDVFKVDCKDTFSFFNTEKEHQEKILAFFTDYKHNGRFVNVEITEDKPSRGGRGRGASGGGRRRDGGGDRKRNDRSSGGGGDRRSSGRRSEGSSDRRRSSDDSPKPRSRRSDGGDRDKSEFKTTHATPRRSRR
- a CDS encoding non-canonical purine NTP diphosphatase, which codes for MQLVFATNNLNKLKEVQSLIPEHIKLVSLKDIGCFEDVPETQTTIEGNAIQKADYIKVRYGYDCFADDTGLEVEALNNDPGVYSARYAGEQRDANDNMDKLLLNLKDKTNRSAQFKTVIALHLNGKLETFTGLCKGEITKEKIGDHGFGYDPIFKPNGYSETFAQMDLKLKNEIGHRGKAVQLLIGFLNKL
- a CDS encoding serine hydrolase, encoding MKTSPETTLPPGLQWASRTDLSGEQFSTYFQEYKNKGWIIKAIDAYKSGLETKYAMIWEENTDLRAWAEWRDLSSEEYHKKWEEYKALGWKPTAIECYQIGSNNRYAGIWEENKEGIAWSSHRNLTATAFDNLLEEKLAAGFRLVDIEAYYISEDLKFSALWYENPTNLEWAESKGMTRTEYREKIDDFGNRGFKVIDFESYTVGNEQKYAAIWEKNLYNHKTAVRTDKTEIEYANYWRLYNDMGYRLIDFESYSTPSGRRYAGVWTENNTIRSRYSKQEAITALVSQYQIDNNIAAVSVAVAQGGQVVYQRGFGEADKLANKKAHGKSVYLIGSISKVIGGTLAAKLEAEGQLRDGTGVSLDLTQPTTNFLAIPNNSHSHTVEQLFSHTGCMWHYSAGPEPIGIHFNNALAATQQLWNTPTLANCTIGSSRNYSTHAFTFIGAVLESVTNRPISQLVEEEIADQYGLSSMKVMFKDAILEADYERVAPYLDTGLLAVHNNNSWKVLGGGIECNAVDLVRFGYKHLTGEIIDASTRDNRLWKPVNSYTPNGIAWDVRTRNGRRVAEHGGSFVGALSHLRVYRDDDLVIVVLSNQRGHAPRDLIDAIEKEILNP
- the rlmH gene encoding 23S rRNA (pseudouridine(1915)-N(3))-methyltransferase RlmH is translated as MTIKLIAIGKTDNKQLQALIDEYTKRLGFYIKFQLEIIPDLKNVKNLSEAEQKQKEGELILAKLANTDVLILLDENGKQYDSVGFSNYLQKHMNSGIKQLVFVIGGPYGFSDAIYNASRGKVSLSKMTFSHQMVRLFVVEQLYRGFTILRNEPYHHR
- the nadC gene encoding carboxylating nicotinate-nucleotide diphosphorylase codes for the protein MISKAQFDKEIELIIANAIREDVGDGDHSSLSCIPASAKGKAKLLVKDEGIIAGVSFAKQVFAYVDPELKIEVLIEDGSKVNYGDIVFYVTGASQSILKAERLVLNAMQRMSAIATKTKQFVDLVEGTGTKILDTRKTTPGIRAIEKWAVKIGGGENHRFALYDMIMLKDNHIDFAGGITKAIAKTKQYLKDTNRDLKIIVEARDLSEIKEILKSEGVYRILIDNFNYEDTRKAVALIGNQCLTESSGGINEKTIRDYALCGVDYISSGALTHSVYNLDLSLKAVD